Proteins encoded by one window of Candidatus Neomarinimicrobiota bacterium:
- a CDS encoding penicillin-binding protein activator, whose protein sequence is MGIARTFILIIVSFIFVNLLIPEYSIQDSIKSTAIDTIVMDTLYGDSTLKADTLKEFVDTLKIKFEDGVKFYNRGEYNRAYQLFDELRSIPSLKNKYYNASFLMAIKCNLRLGRYKEVIEEGLSFIRSVKNSKYIDDLYYALGDAYLLLGIYDSSFVNYAKAVAYSDNSILIDKASDMLSIISDFHLSLEKLEDLKDIATGPENAIIVLKLAEKYSDMGMDREGIKELKTVRKEISEILSDQYYRDIYDKIRGSHDKKYYIGVILPLSGDYAKIGNAILEGVKYSLIQFRRISDIDISFIIFDNNGDIYKTIHQMNYLARNNKVICVFGPVTSKNCIPAGVIANERKIPLITPTATDSRLTGLGRYIFQANVDYVNLGYMLAKYAVDVMKFKNVAVIAPLDMYGKEMADAFCEAFDFYGGNILTQQWYYGTPEDISEQLRRIRAIGLEIARKNFEKKLKFMADSLNALINTPGSLYYNLLFYINDSLYSYILGDSIVEMGLKDVLIYTGLMDSAEFEIPKRDTLDYKITTIDALFLPIHTSDMDYILPQVAYYNIQTFLLGDGNWYDIYRLRRSKSYIKNLFFISDYYIDEMKVSYRNMSVGFRAKFGKYPGRFQLYGYDTMNAILSSINEKDVSRESLRDRLNELNLFRGISRNISFTGNRPRVNNSSFILRFDGEKVEPVAILVNGKVID, encoded by the coding sequence ATGGGAATAGCACGTACGTTTATATTAATAATTGTCTCATTTATATTTGTTAATCTATTAATACCTGAGTATTCTATACAGGATTCTATTAAATCGACAGCTATTGATACTATAGTTATGGATACTTTGTATGGTGATAGTACTCTTAAAGCTGATACTCTAAAGGAATTTGTTGATACACTGAAGATTAAATTTGAAGATGGTGTAAAGTTTTATAATAGAGGGGAATACAACCGAGCATATCAATTGTTTGATGAGTTGAGGTCGATTCCATCCCTGAAAAATAAATACTATAACGCCTCTTTTTTAATGGCTATTAAATGTAATTTGAGACTTGGTAGATATAAAGAAGTGATAGAAGAAGGGCTAAGTTTCATTAGGAGTGTTAAAAATTCAAAGTACATTGATGATTTGTATTACGCACTTGGTGATGCCTACCTATTACTTGGGATTTATGATAGTTCATTTGTGAATTATGCAAAGGCTGTTGCCTATTCTGATAATTCAATTCTTATTGATAAAGCATCTGATATGTTGAGTATAATTTCTGACTTTCATTTATCTTTGGAAAAACTTGAGGACTTAAAGGATATTGCAACGGGTCCTGAAAATGCAATAATTGTATTGAAACTTGCTGAGAAATATAGTGATATGGGAATGGATCGCGAGGGGATAAAAGAGCTAAAGACGGTTAGAAAAGAGATTTCGGAAATATTATCGGATCAGTATTATCGGGATATATATGATAAAATAAGGGGGAGCCATGATAAAAAATACTATATAGGGGTTATTCTGCCACTGTCTGGTGATTATGCTAAAATCGGTAATGCTATTCTTGAAGGTGTGAAGTATTCATTAATACAATTTAGAAGGATTTCGGATATTGATATATCCTTTATCATATTTGATAACAATGGTGATATTTATAAGACAATTCATCAAATGAATTACCTTGCTAGGAATAATAAAGTGATATGCGTTTTTGGCCCGGTTACAAGTAAAAATTGTATACCTGCAGGAGTAATTGCTAATGAAAGAAAAATACCACTTATTACTCCTACTGCTACTGATAGTAGATTAACTGGGTTAGGGCGATACATTTTTCAGGCAAATGTTGATTATGTTAATTTGGGTTACATGCTTGCAAAATATGCTGTAGATGTTATGAAATTCAAAAATGTAGCGGTAATTGCACCGCTTGATATGTACGGTAAAGAGATGGCGGATGCATTCTGTGAGGCATTTGATTTTTACGGAGGTAATATTTTAACCCAGCAATGGTATTATGGTACTCCTGAGGATATTTCAGAACAGCTGAGAAGAATTAGAGCAATAGGTTTGGAAATAGCCAGAAAAAATTTTGAGAAAAAGTTGAAATTTATGGCTGACAGTTTAAATGCTCTTATAAATACGCCAGGGTCCTTATACTATAATCTATTATTTTATATAAATGATTCGTTATATAGTTATATTCTTGGCGATAGCATAGTTGAAATGGGATTAAAAGATGTTCTTATATACACTGGATTGATGGATTCAGCAGAATTTGAAATACCGAAGCGGGATACTCTGGATTATAAGATAACCACCATTGACGCTTTGTTTCTACCTATACATACCTCGGATATGGATTATATTTTACCACAGGTAGCTTACTATAATATTCAGACGTTTTTACTGGGTGACGGAAATTGGTATGATATTTATAGGTTAAGAAGGAGTAAGTCCTATATTAAGAATCTTTTTTTTATAAGTGACTACTATATTGATGAAATGAAGGTTAGCTATAGAAATATGTCAGTAGGATTTAGAGCAAAGTTTGGTAAGTATCCAGGGAGATTCCAATTGTATGGATATGATACAATGAATGCTATTCTTTCCAGTATAAATGAAAAAGATGTTTCAAGGGAAAGTTTAAGGGATCGTTTGAATGAGTTAAATCTATTCAGGGGTATTTCAAGGAATATTTCATTTACTGGCAATAGGCCAAGAGTAAATAATAGTTCATTTATACTTAGATTTGATGGAGAAAAGGTTGAGCCAGTTGCAATATTAGTTAATGGAAAGGTTATTGATTGA
- a CDS encoding CvpA family protein — protein sequence MINNIFDFITLIIIGFLALRGFRRGLIEEAVKLIALGFSTVLSIKYYSVGVSLVKNFFPSAEGVQVVLGFLIVFIVIYLAFYLLGTIVKGLIQMLRLVWLDKTLGLAFGGLKGVVIMCLVIWLISVFPELTIDKQIREKSVLYPVLNRVKTDVTKIFHISDELDNIGNSIRSIFNLEVQKNE from the coding sequence ATGATCAATAATATTTTTGATTTTATTACATTAATTATTATTGGCTTCCTGGCATTGAGGGGTTTCAGAAGGGGGTTGATTGAGGAGGCTGTAAAGCTAATTGCCCTCGGATTTTCAACAGTGTTAAGCATTAAATATTATTCAGTCGGGGTATCACTTGTTAAAAATTTCTTCCCATCTGCTGAGGGAGTGCAGGTCGTACTAGGATTTTTAATAGTTTTTATAGTTATATATTTGGCATTTTACCTGCTCGGAACAATAGTCAAGGGCTTAATACAGATGCTTCGTCTTGTGTGGCTTGATAAAACATTGGGACTTGCATTTGGTGGACTCAAAGGTGTGGTAATTATGTGCCTTGTAATATGGCTTATTTCAGTTTTCCCTGAATTAACGATTGATAAGCAGATAAGGGAAAAGTCTGTTCTGTATCCCGTTTTGAATAGAGTAAAAACCGATGTTACAAAAATTTTCCATATATCTGACGAGCTTGATAACATTGGAAACAGTATAAGAAGCATTTTTAATCTTGAAGTACAAAAGAACGAATAA
- the pgeF gene encoding peptidoglycan editing factor PgeF, whose amino-acid sequence MRSEIQLKIASKKGSLHYLSSILLDKIPWVNHAFGIKGESTGNKINTLGDFVKSFGLFPEFISEVDQIHSSKVFIVSKPGIAGRGDGLVTNKKGLILAVKTADCAPALFCDTKKRVIGAVHIGWRGIVKGIIEKFADVVVKEFGSKMDEIFCAVGPFIRECCYEIGDDIIGYFKHYYQLENGKIFLNMEEEIKDRLLRVGIPVDNIEFLKHCTACDPEKFFSYRRDRGKTGRMYSIIMINN is encoded by the coding sequence TTGAGATCAGAAATACAATTAAAGATAGCGAGTAAAAAAGGAAGCTTGCACTATTTAAGCTCGATTTTGTTAGATAAAATACCCTGGGTTAATCATGCTTTTGGAATTAAAGGTGAGTCGACTGGTAATAAAATAAATACCTTGGGTGATTTTGTTAAAAGTTTTGGATTGTTTCCAGAATTCATTTCTGAGGTCGACCAAATTCATAGCTCAAAGGTTTTTATAGTATCAAAACCTGGGATAGCAGGTAGGGGTGATGGGTTGGTGACGAATAAAAAAGGGTTGATATTAGCGGTAAAGACAGCTGATTGTGCTCCTGCATTATTTTGTGATACAAAGAAGAGGGTTATCGGTGCTGTTCACATTGGATGGCGAGGAATTGTAAAGGGTATAATTGAAAAGTTCGCTGATGTAGTTGTAAAAGAATTTGGTTCAAAGATGGACGAGATTTTCTGTGCTGTGGGTCCATTTATTCGGGAATGTTGCTACGAAATCGGGGATGATATCATTGGCTACTTTAAGCATTACTATCAATTAGAAAATGGGAAAATTTTTCTCAATATGGAAGAAGAGATCAAGGACAGGTTATTGAGGGTAGGCATACCAGTAGATAATATAGAATTTTTAAAGCATTGTACGGCCTGTGATCCAGAGAAGTTTTTTTCTTATAGAAGAGATAGGGGGAAAACAGGGAGGATGTATTCAATTATAATGATAAATAATTAA
- a CDS encoding GatB/YqeY domain-containing protein: MGIKERLQRDLVEAMKKKDILMVSVIRMLKNGIKQKEIELKRDLSNDEVINVLNHAVKQRKEAIEAYEKAGREDMAERELRELEIIQTYLPEKLSQEELIKIIDQVIKEVGASSMKDMSKVMPRIMQIVKGRADGSEVQKIVRSKLAG, from the coding sequence ATGGGTATAAAAGAGAGGTTACAAAGAGATTTAGTTGAGGCTATGAAGAAAAAAGATATATTGATGGTCAGTGTTATCAGGATGTTGAAAAATGGAATTAAACAAAAAGAAATAGAACTTAAAAGAGATTTATCTAACGACGAGGTTATTAATGTTTTAAATCATGCTGTCAAACAGAGAAAAGAGGCAATAGAGGCGTACGAAAAAGCTGGAAGAGAGGATATGGCTGAAAGGGAACTTCGTGAACTGGAAATAATACAGACATATCTACCAGAAAAGTTAAGTCAGGAGGAACTTATTAAAATTATTGATCAGGTTATAAAAGAAGTAGGGGCAAGTAGTATGAAAGATATGAGCAAGGTTATGCCAAGGATTATGCAGATAGTTAAGGGTAGAGCGGATGGTTCTGAGGTACAAAAAATAGTTCGTTCAAAGCTGGCAGGGTAA